A single region of the Pseudomonas solani genome encodes:
- a CDS encoding phage holin family protein, with translation MDDPLATGTLVVCAAICFRLLIYRRRGSRFRPGVSLCAYLLALCTGCQALTIALGRYQGEHLSPWMLGVLLILLFLVLRARGNLARILHLG, from the coding sequence ATGGATGATCCATTGGCCACCGGCACCCTCGTGGTTTGCGCAGCGATCTGCTTCCGACTGCTGATCTACCGGCGGCGTGGCTCACGCTTTCGCCCCGGCGTTTCACTTTGCGCCTACCTCCTGGCGCTGTGCACGGGATGCCAGGCACTGACCATCGCCCTCGGGCGTTACCAGGGCGAGCACCTTTCGCCCTGGATGCTCGGCGTCCTGCTGATCCTGTTGTTCCTGGTGCTTCGGGCCCGCGGCAATCTCGCACGGATCCTGCACCTGGGCTGA
- a CDS encoding DUF3383 domain-containing protein — translation MSLPLSQIVNVQLNVQPVSTPRRDFGQLALFTPEAGNVFIDASTLYISCASQAEVEAAFGSSSQTAIAASAFFAQSPRPKQLLVARWLKSTRNVPAVKAAINGTPLLATLEQLKAVSAGQLSITVDGVRQDVSGLNFSAAADFAAIAALIDAKLTAQAVSCRYDAVANRFILDADVAGAAKAIGFAQDLGAAGTYLGGLLRLENGMAQKVAGADALVLSAQTLPQAFAALLDVNAGWYAATVAASLTDDEIEQASAWVLAADKKVFGVTTQNPSHLENVASNPFKRLVDRQSHRTVAVFDKNDPYAVNSWLARALSVNFAANNSTLTMKFKQLPGISADNLTLTEADKCRKLGLNFYTYFDESAMVAEGTVIGGRFFDEVHILDWYVDAVQKEVFATLYRSPGKVPLTDAGVARLLASVRKVCREGVNNGAFAPGVWNGDPFGNLVSGERLDEGFYVWADSVDNLSTSDREQRKAPPIQVALKMAGAVHSVDVLVNFDR, via the coding sequence ATGTCCCTTCCGCTTTCGCAGATCGTAAACGTACAACTCAACGTGCAGCCGGTATCCACCCCGCGCCGCGACTTCGGCCAACTGGCCCTGTTCACCCCCGAGGCCGGTAACGTCTTCATCGACGCCTCGACCCTGTACATCAGTTGCGCCAGCCAGGCCGAAGTCGAGGCCGCCTTCGGCAGCTCCTCGCAGACCGCCATCGCCGCCAGCGCCTTTTTCGCCCAGAGCCCGCGACCCAAGCAACTGCTGGTGGCACGCTGGCTGAAATCGACCCGCAACGTGCCGGCGGTCAAGGCCGCCATCAACGGCACCCCGCTGCTGGCCACCCTGGAGCAACTGAAGGCAGTGAGCGCCGGCCAGCTGTCCATCACCGTCGATGGCGTGCGCCAGGACGTGAGCGGCCTGAACTTCAGCGCCGCCGCCGATTTCGCCGCCATCGCCGCGCTGATCGACGCCAAGCTGACCGCCCAGGCCGTCAGCTGCCGTTATGACGCCGTCGCCAACCGCTTCATCCTCGACGCCGATGTCGCTGGCGCCGCCAAGGCCATCGGCTTCGCCCAGGACCTGGGCGCCGCCGGCACCTACCTGGGTGGCCTGCTGCGCCTGGAGAACGGCATGGCGCAGAAGGTCGCCGGTGCCGATGCCCTGGTGCTTTCCGCGCAGACCCTGCCGCAGGCCTTCGCCGCGCTGCTGGACGTCAACGCCGGCTGGTACGCCGCCACCGTCGCCGCGTCCCTGACCGACGACGAGATCGAACAGGCTTCCGCCTGGGTGCTGGCCGCCGACAAGAAGGTTTTCGGTGTCACCACCCAGAACCCGAGCCACCTGGAGAACGTCGCCAGCAACCCCTTCAAGCGCCTGGTGGATCGCCAGAGCCATCGCACCGTCGCGGTCTTCGACAAGAACGACCCCTATGCGGTGAACAGCTGGCTGGCCCGTGCGCTGTCGGTGAACTTCGCCGCCAACAACTCCACCCTGACCATGAAGTTCAAGCAGCTGCCAGGCATCAGCGCGGACAACCTGACCCTCACCGAGGCCGACAAGTGCCGCAAGCTGGGCCTGAACTTCTACACCTACTTCGACGAGTCGGCGATGGTCGCCGAAGGCACCGTCATCGGCGGTCGCTTCTTCGATGAAGTGCACATCCTCGACTGGTACGTCGATGCCGTGCAGAAGGAAGTCTTCGCCACCCTGTACCGCTCCCCGGGCAAGGTGCCGCTGACCGACGCGGGCGTCGCCCGTCTGCTCGCCTCGGTACGCAAGGTCTGCCGCGAAGGCGTGAACAACGGCGCCTTCGCCCCCGGCGTATGGAACGGCGACCCCTTCGGCAACCTCGTCAGCGGCGAGCGCCTCGACGAAGGC
- a CDS encoding putative holin → MTEPSIAVAMAGGVAGAGVAMIVPGVDGNALIGGFGGAIFFVVFARDYGALTRVGYLLVSWVGGYYTAVEAVSRGISQTSGAVAFVAATLCVTAGVGLLEWMRGGQLPSWLRTILRRGTGGKDG, encoded by the coding sequence ATGACCGAGCCCAGCATTGCGGTCGCCATGGCAGGCGGAGTAGCTGGCGCCGGGGTCGCGATGATCGTGCCCGGTGTCGATGGAAATGCACTGATCGGCGGCTTCGGCGGCGCGATCTTCTTCGTGGTGTTCGCCCGTGACTATGGCGCCCTCACTCGTGTGGGCTACCTGTTGGTGTCCTGGGTCGGCGGTTACTACACCGCCGTCGAGGCGGTCAGTCGCGGTATTTCGCAAACCAGCGGGGCAGTGGCGTTCGTCGCTGCGACGCTCTGCGTGACAGCAGGCGTTGGTCTTCTGGAATGGATGCGCGGCGGTCAGCTGCCTTCCTGGTTGCGGACGATCCTGCGGCGTGGAACGGGAGGCAAGGATGGATGA
- a CDS encoding phage neck terminator protein: protein MAITATRLDVVALREALRGLLELPVGALIAADQAAAPPSGLYASLRETQSAEQGKSRREFNGNNERETVVTSCETTFGLVGYGAGALNLIHDARSVLQSSLAQDRLRRLGVALLRTALIENLSSVEAGVAREQARIDLVLGHDHRVTLEQKHIASSVVTAHTDTGLTATLTVNTSET from the coding sequence ATGGCCATCACCGCCACTCGGCTGGATGTCGTCGCCCTGCGCGAGGCATTGCGCGGCCTGCTCGAACTGCCGGTCGGCGCGTTGATCGCGGCGGACCAGGCAGCGGCACCGCCGTCCGGCCTCTACGCCAGCCTGCGTGAAACGCAGTCGGCGGAACAGGGCAAGTCCCGCCGCGAATTCAACGGCAACAACGAACGGGAAACCGTCGTCACCAGCTGCGAGACCACCTTCGGCCTCGTCGGCTACGGCGCCGGCGCCCTGAACCTGATCCATGACGCGCGCTCGGTGCTGCAGTCCAGCCTCGCCCAGGACCGCTTGCGGCGCCTCGGTGTTGCCCTGCTGCGCACGGCGCTGATCGAAAACCTGTCCAGCGTCGAGGCGGGCGTAGCCCGTGAACAGGCACGCATCGACCTCGTCCTCGGCCACGACCACCGCGTGACCCTGGAACAGAAACACATCGCTTCCTCGGTGGTGACCGCCCACACCGATACGGGCCTCACCGCCACCCTCACAGTGAATACATCGGAGACCTGA